One Borrelia coriaceae DNA segment encodes these proteins:
- a CDS encoding tyrosine-type recombinase/integrase: protein MQREHLINKLIKENTQLNEELNLLKLNLKDKKTKQTRSIPIRFYLNDKIIRLVKRCIEKLKEKDPISGWFVYLLSITGCRGVEIQNVKLTDISKERSSDGEMFYSIRVNVAKKRNSICIREVVISKSEFNSIMQAHQNYFLSKGKDTRRTYLFQKSKVKFKDNKIDIINISKQFKELLVKSGFKYRKSLHICRNIFIASLKAKGYNSFEIKELMKYSSTSEIDNVYGLSSASKIQAYKDIKNSLN, encoded by the coding sequence ATGCAAAGAGAACATTTAATTAATAAGTTAATAAAGGAAAATACACAATTAAATGAAGAACTAAATCTTCTAAAACTTAATCTTAAAGATAAAAAGACTAAGCAAACAAGAAGTATTCCTATAAGGTTTTATCTTAACGATAAGATAATAAGATTAGTAAAGAGGTGTATAGAAAAACTTAAAGAAAAAGATCCAATCTCAGGATGGTTTGTATACTTACTCTCAATTACTGGCTGTAGAGGTGTTGAGATTCAAAATGTAAAACTTACTGATATCTCTAAAGAGAGGAGTAGTGATGGTGAAATGTTTTATTCTATTCGTGTAAATGTAGCTAAAAAAAGAAATAGTATATGCATAAGAGAAGTAGTCATTAGCAAATCTGAATTCAACTCTATAATGCAAGCGCATCAAAACTACTTTCTATCTAAAGGAAAAGACACAAGGCGTACATATCTCTTTCAAAAAAGTAAAGTTAAATTTAAAGACAACAAAATTGATATAATTAACATTTCAAAACAGTTTAAGGAATTACTAGTTAAATCTGGATTTAAATATCGTAAGTCCTTACATATATGCCGTAATATATTTATAGCATCACTTAAAGCTAAAGGATACAATTCATTTGAAATAAAAGAACTTATGAAATACTCATCCACTTCTGAAATTGATAATGTCTATGGCCTATCCAGTGCTAGTAAGATACAAGCTTACAAAGATATCAAAAATAGCTTAAATTAA